The window ATTATTGGCACAAAAATGAGCATGTCGATGCCCACAGAAATATTTGCGATTGACCAAAAAGGACTAGAAACTCAGCTTAGTCATGTGAACGATTGGATACTGGATGAGATTGAAATGGGCAAAGTGGAAGAAAGATGGATAGAAACCTCCGATGGCAAACAAATGCTTACGTGGGTTATCTACCCTCCCGGATTTGATTCAACTAAACAATACCCTGCGCTGCTCTATTGTCAGGGAGGACCACAAAGTGCTGTTAGTCAGTTTTTCAGCTACCGCTGGAATTTCCAAATTATGGCTTCACACGATTATATTATTGTAGCTCCAAACCGCAGAGGTTTACCCACTTTTGGACAAGAATGGAATGATCAGATTAGTGGGGATTATGGTGGACAAAACATGCTGGATTATTTCAGTGCTATCGATGCATTGAAAAAAGAATCATATATCGATGACCAAAGACTAGGTGCACTTGGCGCTAGTTACGGAGGTTATTCGGTATTTTGGTTAGCAGGTCATCATGAGGGGCGATTTAAGTCATTTATCTCACACTGTGGTATCTATAATTTTGAGAGCATGTATGGATCGACTGAAGAATATTTCTTTGTGAACAAAGATTACGAAGGAGCATATTGGGAAGATCCTAAGCCTAAGAGCTATGAATTCTCACCACATTTAGCTATCGACAAATGGGATACACCAATTCTTATTGTTACTGGAGAGCATGATTATCGTATACCTTATACACAAAGTTTAGAGGCATTTAATGCAGCTCAATTAAGAGGTGTTGAAAGCAAGTTATTGTTTTTCCCTGAGGAAACTCATTTTGTATTGGCACCTCAAAGTGCTGTACTTTGGCAACGTGAGTTTTTTGAATGGCTGGACAAAGATTTAAAAATTGTCGAATAAATTGAAGAGCAATTCACTAAATCAATTTATAAACAGCAGGCAAAAGCTGTTTAAGTACCTTTTTTGGTGCTGGCTCATATTATTGTTGATTGCTTCATCCATACCCAATATTCCGGTTCCTGATAAGAAAATTATTGGGCCTTTGCAAAGTGATTATTTCATTCATTTCTTTGAATATTTTGTGCTGGCTTTACTTTTTGTGCTGTGGAAAAAAACAACCACCTATAAGCCCGTATCCTTGGGTATTATTTGGCTAATCGGATCTGCTATTGCTTCATTAGACGAAGTTCATCAGTTGTGGATACCAGAACGCACATTCAATCCAATCGATCTCGTTTTCAATTCGATTGGAATACTATCTGGCCTTATCCTAACCAATCTGATGTTAATAAATATTTCGACCTCCACAGATAATTAGAGCTATTTTTGGAATATAATCATTGCAAATGGGAATTATTCACACCACATTTAATGATCTGTCGAAAGACCAAAAAACATTAGTAAGTGCTGCGCAAAAGGTCATGGCAAGAGCATACAACCTCTATTCATCGTTTTATGTAGGCGCTAGCGTGTTAACCAAGAGCGGCAACACCTTTTCCTCAGCCAACATGGAGAACTCTTCTTATGGGCTTTCTGTATGCGCTGAAGTAGGGGCAATACAACAAGCTCTTTCAGCAGCTGATCCAGAAATAACTGCCATAGCTATTTGCGGAGGATATAAACCAGATTCAGGTGGTTTGATTACAACACCATGCGGAAGATGCAGACAATTGATTTACGAATCAGCTCAGATAGCAAATACTGATATTGAAGTGATTTGTGCAAATGCTGATTTATCAAGCATTCTGGTTGCCAAAATATCCGACTTACTACCTTATCCTTTTGGGCCGAAAGATTTAAAATTGGATCAAGAAATTGATGTTTTGCTCAATAGAATTAAGAATGCGTAACCTTCTTAAAACAATGGATTAAACTTTATTAATACACAAGCGATGAAATATATTAGTACGGCAATCGTAAGTATCTTTACGCTCTTTCTCTTATCAGGCTGTTTAACCTGCGAGAAAAAAGAATACCTTTTTGAGCTGAAATCTGATGGAAGTGGTAAGTTGACAATTACTTATTTCAATATCATGTCGAGCATGGAAGATAAAGTTGATATGACACAAAAGGATTATACTGAACTCACAAGTGACTATATTGAAGGAAATAAACTTCAGGAAGATTTCCCAAATTGCAAAATAAAAAAGTATAAGCTATTTGAAAAAGATGGTCTGTTAAACGGTAAAGTGACCATATATTTCAAGAAATTAGAAGATGTAAACATTTACCAACATCAGGGCAAAGGTCCATATATGCTTAGTTTATGCGATTTTAGTGAAAATTATGTTAGCTCCAATGGCAGCTATGGTGATGAAGCCATGCCCGTGGTTTTTTGGGAGAAGGGCTTGAAAGAACTGAAACTGACTACCTCAATCGATGAGCCAGGGGAAGACAATATCAGTTTAATCGATGAACATAAAAGTTTCAAAAACTAAGCTTGCTCATTGTGCCAACTAAAAAACAGCTGATTGCCATAATATTCCTTGCATTCACCAGCCTAAGCAATCATTCTTTCCCTAACAATAAATCATATAATTCATTTTATTCTAGTTATTTATTTCAAATCGAATCTACAATTGATTCTGGTAATGATACTTTATTATTTGGTAATGTTTACTTAAAACATATTTCAACCCAAGCACATACCCAGCTCAAAGTCTATCAAAGCATCTCTCCTTTCACCAACCAGATTTGTATACTATTGCCCGGGCCAGACTCTTTTGAAACCATTTGGTCCTCCTCTTTTGCTCATGTCGACCATTTTGAATTCCTTGATTTTAACCAAGATCAACAGGATGAGATTGTTATAGAAACAACAATGGATTTTGGGGGATGTTTATACCGAAACATGTTTATACTTGCATTAACCAACACCTCTGTTGATACGTTATTTCATACAACAGGCTTTAGCTTCAAATCTGCACCACCCGAAAATATAGATTTAATTGCCAAAACATTCTTTTATAAAATTAAGGATTACAACAAGGACAATCAGTTGGATGTGAAGCTAAAAACCATCCGTAAATACACAAAAGACCGAAAATGCGATTGCGATAAAGATCATTTTTACCGTGTTAGAAAACAGTTGTACTATTTTAAAAACGGAATTTTTACAGAATAATTTATTTCTTTACGCTACTTTTCAAATTGATTCTATTTTTGCACAAAATCAACTAATGACCAAACGAATTATTACGATTTTCCTAATTTGTTCTCTACCGCTTTCTTTGCTGTGCGATTCACCGATTACAAACACCCCTTTTTATAAAGCTTATCTCGATTTCAAAATGGTAGAGAAAGCGGAGTTGAAAGGTTATCTCGATCAGGAAATTGCAGACTATCTGCTCTCTCCAAAGATATCATTAGACCTGAAAGCAGCCATTATAAACGCTTTGTCATTTGAAATACTTGGAACTGACAATGCTGAAAGATTCATTCGTTTTTTGAACATAAAATATCATTCGGAAGATTTTGTCGAATACCAGGATAGATTATCAGCACATGAATTGTTCTGCTTGGGTTATTTATATGCTATGGACGACTATTTTCAGCCTGAAATTGCTTTACCCTATTTCAACAAAGCACAAATCAAGGATCCCAATAATTATTCGATTAATATGCTACAGGCTGTTACCATAGCTCAATCTTTATTTAAGATTGATAAATGCAAAGCATGGAAATTAGTAGAGGTAGTAATTAATAATGCTGAACTATATGAAAGAATGCTTCCAGAGGCAGAAGAAATCATCATTACCTATTTCAAACATTTAGAACAGGATTGTAAGTAAATCAACTTTTTATACACAATTGCATATTCAATCAAGTCAAGTAATAAGGCTTAAGGGATTGTCTTTTAAATAATTAAAACAAATTATAATTAGTTTATTATTAATAAATAAGCTACCTAATCACTGTTTTTGGACTCTTGAATTCGCTCCTTGGTCAGCACTTTGATATTTTGCTTTTTCAACAAGCGAAAATAGAAGTATATAACACCTGCGATTACAAAAATGGAAATGAATTGCGAATGAGAAATTACATTATCAATAATATAACCTCTGGCTTCATCTCCTCTGAATATTTCAATAATACTCCTGCCAATTGCATACAAGGTTAAATAGATCAAAAACAATTGTCCGTGAAACTGCTTTCTGGATTTGATCACGCTTAATACGATGATAATGATAGCCAGCATGAAAACACTATATAATTGTGTAGGATGCAGGGGTACATCATGGGGATGGGCTGCACACATCGGATCTGAAAAAGTAATTCCCAGAAAACTATTTGTAGGTACGCCATGGCAACAACCTGCCATAAAACAACCTAAACGACCAAAAGCATGGACAATAGGAGCCGTTATGGCTATTATGTCAAGCATCTGAAGAATAGGAATTTTGTTTTTCTTAAAGAAATAAAGCATGGTTGGTATGGCAAATAGTAAGGAGCCATAAAAGACAAAGCCACTGGAGAAATTCTTCAACAAATTAGCTGGATCTGAAAAATAGTATTTAGGATCTTCAAACCAGGTAAAAACTTTGCCCCCAACCACTGAAGCAATCACAAGATAAATAAGCAAAGAGGTAATTGTGTCCTGCCCTATATTCAGTTCACGATTCGCTCTCCAGGCAGTATATGCATATGCAGCAATAATTCCCAATGCTATCATAAACCCATAAGAATGAACAGTTAGATAATCAGGTCCGGGCAAAAAATCTGGCCAAGGAATTCTAAATAGTTGAGGGTGCATATTTCTTGAGTTTTGGATTTACATCAAAGTTAATGGAATTTACAACCACATTCAGGCTAGTCGGTAGAATTTCAATTTCGGATGGTGTATCACCCAAAAACTCACCATCGGTCTCCACTTTCAATGGAATATCCGAAGAGAATGAAAAAGTTGTGCCTTTGCCTAATCGAACCTTTTTCACCTTCACAAAACTTCCACTAAATAACCGAAGCACATTTCTGATAACTCCCAATTTGCTCAGGTTAAGGATCATGGTCACATCCAGTTTTGCATTATTGGGTTCAGAAAATGGCAATATCATCATGCCTCCACCATTGTACTTACAAACGCCAGCTGCAATGCTTAAAAATTTATGACGATAAACGGTATCATCAATTTTCACTTCTCCACTTATATATTTAGATTTAAATAAATCCATTAGCAAGGTTGAAAAGTAGATCAAGGCTCCTGATTTCCCTTTATCTTTTGCTTTCTGCACATCCCTAACCACCAAGGCATCAAAACCAAAACCGGCAATATTTGCAAAATACCTGACTTTTTTAACTCCCTCCGAAAAATAGGATAGCTTACCAATATCTTGTTTAAATCGATTGCCTTCCCTTAATAGTTTTACTGATTCAGCAATTTTAACAGGGTTATTGTAGGTCTTGCCCCAATCGTTTCCGTTACCTACTGGAATGTTTGCTATGAGAATTTCATTTGTAGCAATTGTTTTCTGCATGAATACACCATTAATAACCTCATTCATACTACCATCTCCTCCAACAACAGCAAATTTTCGGTATCCTTTTTCTACAAATTCACTTGTTTTCTGAATGGCGTGTCCGGGGAACTCGGTAAAAAAAGAATCGAATTGGATTTGATTGTTCTGCAAGCATTCCTGAATATAGGGCCAATCCTTCAAGCCCTTTCCTTCACCAGCATTTGGATTAACGATGATCATCCATGTATTTTCCATTCGATTTCTATTTTTTCCAGCAGTAAAAATAATTCAATTCACTTAATAATTCAGAACTACCTTTGTATTATGGATGTAATTCTAATCAAAATACTTCCCGTTATTCTTATTTTTCTATTAGGCTATGTTCTTAAAATCCTGAAGGTATTATCTCTTAAAGAGGGAGATATGCTGATTAAAGTGATTTTTAATTTTTCACTTCCAGCTTTAATATTACACTCCATTTCTTCGCTTGCGCTGACCTTGGAATTAATGTACTTACCTCTTTGTTCCCTTATTGTTATCATTATCGCTTATTTTATTAGTCTGTTAAGTGGCAAAGCTTTGAAGCTAAAAAAAACCACGCTGGGAACCTTTATCATTGGTGCGATGATACTGAATAGTGGATTTTTAATTCCATTTATCATGTCGGCTTTTGGAGAGGATGGTTTAGCCCGATTACTCCTTTTTGATTTTACAAATGGCATTCTTGTTTTTACTTTTATATACTACCAAGCAGTAAAATATGGAGGAACAAATGGAGAACATAAAACGCTGACAAAAAAATTCTTGCGCTCGGCACCCCTTTGGGCTTTACTAATTGCCATGCTTTTGAACCTCAGTCATACTAGCTTTCCAATTCCTATCAAAAGCTTTCTGAAAATTTCGGGAGATATGACAATTCCTTTAATGATGCTGAGTTTAGGCATCTTTTTTAATCCAAAACTACATAAAGCCAAGCTAGTTGCTGTAGGCATATTCATCCGTATGGGAATAGGTTTGGGTTTAGGGATTTTACTTAGTTACCTTTTTAATCTTGATGGTTTGAACAGAATAATAGTTATTATAGGCTCAGCTGCTCCAATAGGTTTTAACACTTTAACCTTTGCTTCTCTTGAAGATTTAGACAAAGAGTTTGCTGCCAGTTTAGTATCAGCGTCCATTCTTATTGGGATTTTATATACACCGCTGCTAATTTATTTATTCAATATAAGCTGACAAAAATTAGAACAAATAATGGCCGACAATAACTTCAAATGGGGACACCCAAGACGCTTCAATGCATATTCAAATTTTCTTCAAAAGAAGTTTGGTAGCAGGGTACAAAAAGTAGCAGTAGATGCAG of the Bacteroidota bacterium genome contains:
- a CDS encoding diacylglycerol kinase family lipid kinase, whose protein sequence is MENTWMIIVNPNAGEGKGLKDWPYIQECLQNNQIQFDSFFTEFPGHAIQKTSEFVEKGYRKFAVVGGDGSMNEVINGVFMQKTIATNEILIANIPVGNGNDWGKTYNNPVKIAESVKLLREGNRFKQDIGKLSYFSEGVKKVRYFANIAGFGFDALVVRDVQKAKDKGKSGALIYFSTLLMDLFKSKYISGEVKIDDTVYRHKFLSIAAGVCKYNGGGMMILPFSEPNNAKLDVTMILNLSKLGVIRNVLRLFSGSFVKVKKVRLGKGTTFSFSSDIPLKVETDGEFLGDTPSEIEILPTSLNVVVNSINFDVNPKLKKYAPSTI
- the vanZ gene encoding VanZ family protein encodes the protein MSNKLKSNSLNQFINSRQKLFKYLFWCWLILLLIASSIPNIPVPDKKIIGPLQSDYFIHFFEYFVLALLFVLWKKTTTYKPVSLGIIWLIGSAIASLDEVHQLWIPERTFNPIDLVFNSIGILSGLILTNLMLINISTSTDN
- a CDS encoding cytidine deaminase, encoding MGIIHTTFNDLSKDQKTLVSAAQKVMARAYNLYSSFYVGASVLTKSGNTFSSANMENSSYGLSVCAEVGAIQQALSAADPEITAIAICGGYKPDSGGLITTPCGRCRQLIYESAQIANTDIEVICANADLSSILVAKISDLLPYPFGPKDLKLDQEIDVLLNRIKNA
- the lgt gene encoding prolipoprotein diacylglyceryl transferase; its protein translation is MHPQLFRIPWPDFLPGPDYLTVHSYGFMIALGIIAAYAYTAWRANRELNIGQDTITSLLIYLVIASVVGGKVFTWFEDPKYYFSDPANLLKNFSSGFVFYGSLLFAIPTMLYFFKKNKIPILQMLDIIAITAPIVHAFGRLGCFMAGCCHGVPTNSFLGITFSDPMCAAHPHDVPLHPTQLYSVFMLAIIIIVLSVIKSRKQFHGQLFLIYLTLYAIGRSIIEIFRGDEARGYIIDNVISHSQFISIFVIAGVIYFYFRLLKKQNIKVLTKERIQESKNSD
- a CDS encoding AEC family transporter, whose protein sequence is MDVILIKILPVILIFLLGYVLKILKVLSLKEGDMLIKVIFNFSLPALILHSISSLALTLELMYLPLCSLIVIIIAYFISLLSGKALKLKKTTLGTFIIGAMILNSGFLIPFIMSAFGEDGLARLLLFDFTNGILVFTFIYYQAVKYGGTNGEHKTLTKKFLRSAPLWALLIAMLLNLSHTSFPIPIKSFLKISGDMTIPLMMLSLGIFFNPKLHKAKLVAVGIFIRMGIGLGLGILLSYLFNLDGLNRIIVIIGSAAPIGFNTLTFASLEDLDKEFAASLVSASILIGILYTPLLIYLFNIS